A segment of the Georgenia sp. M64 genome:
CGATCCCCGCCGGGGGCCTGCGCATCGTCCCGCTCGGGGGCCTGGGCGAGGTCGGCCGGAACATGACCGTCTTCGAGCACGCCGGCAAGCTGCTCGTCGTCGACTGCGGGGTCCTCTTCCCCGAGGACCACCAGCCCGGCGTGGACCTCATCCTCCCGGACTTCGACTACATCGCCGACCGGCTCGACGACATCGAGGCCGTCGTGCTCACCCACGGGCACGAGGACCACATCGGCGCGGTGCCCTATCTCCTGCGCCTGCGCGACGACATCCCGCTCATCGGCTCCCAGCTCACCCTGGCGTTCATCGAGGCCAAGCTCAAGGAGCAGAGGATCCCGCCGGTGACCCTGGCCGTCAAGGAGGGGCAGGTCGAGCAGATCGGTCCCTTCACCCTCGAGTTCGTGGCCGTGAACCACTCCATCCCGGACGCGCTCGCGGTGATGATCCGCACGACCGCCGGCAACGTCCTGCACACCGGCGACTTCAAGATGGACCAGCTCCCGCTGGACGACCGGATCACCGACCTGCGCGCCTTCGCCCGGCTCGGCGAGGAGGGGGTCGACCTGTTCATGGTCGACTCGACCAACGCGGAGGTGCCCGGCTTCACCGCCCACGAGCGCGACATCGGCCCGGTCCTCGACAACGTCTTCCACCAGGCCGAGGGTCAGATCGTGGTGGCGAGCTTCGCCTCGCACGTCCACCGCGTCCAGCAGGTGCTCGACGCCGCCGCCCTGCACGACCGCAAGGTGGCGCTGGTGGGCCGGTCCATGGTCCGCAACATGACGATCGCCGCGGACCTGGGCTACCTCAAGGTGCCGCCGGGCACGCTCATCGACGTCAAGCGCATCGACGACTACGCCCCGTCCCAGACCGTGCTCATGGCCACCGGGTCGCAGGGCGAGCCCATGGCCGCGCTGAGCCGGATCGCCAACCGTGACCACCGGGTCTCGGTGGGCCCGGGCGACACGGTGATCTTCGCGAGCTCCCTCATCCCCGGGAACGAGAACTCGGTCTTCCGGGTCATCAACGGGCTCATGCGGCTCGGCGCCAAGGTGGTCCACCAGGGCAACGCCAAGGTGCACGTCTCCGGCCACGCCAGCGCCGGGGAGCTGCTCTACTGCTACAACATCGTCCGGCCCAGGAACGTCATGCCGGTGCACGGCGAGATCCGCCACCTCGTGGCCAACGGCGCGATCGCCGTCCAGACGGGGGTGCCCGCCGAGCGGGTGGTCCTGGCCGAGGACGGCGTGGTCGTCGACCTCGTGGACGGCCGGGCCCGCATCGCCGGCGCGGTGCCGTGCGGGTACGTCTACGTGGACGGCTCGAGCGTGGGGGAGATCACCGACGCCGAGCTCAAGGACCGGCGCATCCTCGGCGAGGAGGGCTTCATCTCGATCTTCGCCGTGGTCGACACCGCCACCGGCAAGGTGCTCACCGGCCCGCACATCCAGGCCCGCGGCATGGCCGAGGACGACTCCGTCTTCGACGCGATCCTGCCCGCCGTGCGCGAGGCGCTCGCCGAGGTCGTGGGCCGCGGCAACGCCGACACCCACCAGATGCAGCAGTCGATGCGCCGGGTCGTGGGGCGCTGGACCGCCAAGCGGCTGCGCCGCAGCCCGATGATCATCCCCACGGTCATCGAGGCCTGAGCGGGCGGGGGCCACCTCGCGCCTGGCCGGGGCGGCGAGCCCTCCCGGCGCGGCGGGCGCGCCGCCGGACCGCTGCCGGGCTACCGTGGGACCACCATGGCTACCCGTACGACTTCCCCCGGACGGTCGGCCTCGGCGGCACGCGGCTCCTCCGCACGCGGTTCACGCGGCGGCAAGAGCGGGCGGGGCGGCGGGTCGGCGGCTGCGCAGCGCCCCAGGAGACCCCCGTTCCCGGTACGACTTGTCCGCGGGATCTGGATGACGGGAGCACACCTGGTGGGAGGCACCGCGCGCAGCGTCGGGTCCGGGGCGAAGGGCCTCGACCCGGCCCACCGGCGCGACGGCCTCGCCTTCCTCCTCCTCGCCGTGGCCATCGTGGTCGCGCTGCGGGAGTGGTTCGCGCTGTCCGGCATCGCCGGGGACGTCATCCACCACGTCGCGGCCGGGGTGGTGGGCCTGCTCGGGGTGTTCCTGCCCGTCGTGCTCGTCGCGATGGCGGTGCGGCTCATGCGCCACCCCGAGCGCACGCAGGCCAACGCGCGCGTGTCGATCGGGATCGCGGGCGTCACCGGCGCCGCCACGGGCCTCATCCACATCGCCTCCGGGCTGCCCTCGCCGTCCGGGGACTTCGCCGCGGTGGAGTCCGCCGGCGGGCTCCTCGGCTGGCTCCTCGGCACCCCGCTGACGGTGCTGCTCTCACCGTGGGGGGCCGTGCCGCTGCTCGTGCTCCTCGCCGTTTTCGGCCTCCTCGTGCTGAGCGCCACCCCCGTCTCGGCGGTGCCGGGCCGGCTGCGCTCGGCGTGGGGCTGGCTCCTGGGCCGGCCGCGCGACGTCGCCGAGGTCGACGCGCCCACGGCCGAGCTCGTCGCGGCGGACGGCACGCACCGCCCGCCGGCCCCGCGGCGCCGCCGCGGCAAGCCCCGGGCGGAGGAGGCACCCGAGGTCGTCCCCGGCGCCTACCAGGCCGACGAGGCCTTCGCCCGGCCCGACGAGCGTGCGCCCGCCGAGGAGCCCCGCGGGGCCGACCCCGCCCCGGCCGAGGCGGGCGCCGCGGAGCCCGCCGAGCTCACCGCCCCGCCGACGCAGCCGCTGCCGTCGCGGGCCGAGCAGCTCGAGCTCGCCCCCGACGTCATCTACACCCTGCCCGCCGACGACGTCCTCATCAAGGGCGCGCCGCACAAGGTGCGCTCGGCGGTCAACGACCGGGTGGTGGAGTCCCTCACCCAGGTCCTCACCGAGTTCTCGGTCGACGCCACGGTCACCGGGTTCTCCCGCGGTCCGACGGTGACGCGCTACGAGCTCGAGCTCGGCCCGGGCGTCAAGGTCGAGCGGATCACGGCGCTGAGCCGCAACATCGCCTACGCCGTCGCCAGCGCCGACGTGCGCATCCTCTCGCCGATCCCCGGCAAGTCCGCGATCGGCGTCGAGATCCCCAACGCCGACCGCGAGACGGTGGCGCTGGGCGACGTCCTGCGCTCGTCGGTGGCGCGGCGCAGCGAGCACCCTCTCGTCGTGGGGGTGGGCAAGGACGTCGAGGGCGGCTACGTCGTGGCCAACCTCGCCAAGATGCCGCACCTGCTCGTCGCGGGCGCCACCGGCGCCGGCAAGTCGAGCTTCGTCAACTCCATGATCACCTCGATCATGATGCGCTCCACCCCCGAGGAGGTGCGCATGATCCTCGTGGACCCCAAGCGGGTGGAGCTGACGATCTACGAGGGCATCCCGCACCTCATCACCCCGATCATCACCAGCCCCAAGAAGGCCGCGGAGGCGCTGGAGTGGGTGGTCCGGGAGATGGACGCCCGCTACGACGACCTGTCCGCGTTCGGCTACAAGCACATCGACGACTTCAACACCGGGGTGCGCTCGGGCAAGGTCAAGCCGCTGCCGGGCAGCGAGCGCAAGATCGCGCCCTACCCCTACCTGCTCGTCATCGTCGACGAGCTCGCGGACCTCATGATGGTGGCCCCGCGCGACGTCGAGGCCTCCATCCAGCGCATCACCCAGCTCGCCCGCGCCGCGGGCATCCACCTCGTGCTCGCCACCCAGCGACCCTCCGTCGATGTCGTCACCGGCCTCATCAAGGCGAACGTCCCGTCGCGGCTCGCCTTCGCCACCTCCTCCCTGGCCGACTCCCGGGTCGTCCTGGACCAGCCGGGCGCGGAGAAGCTCATCGGGCAGGGCGACGCGCTGTTCCTGCCCATGGGCTCCTCCAAGCCC
Coding sequences within it:
- a CDS encoding ribonuclease J; this encodes MSHPHPELSLPGPIPAGGLRIVPLGGLGEVGRNMTVFEHAGKLLVVDCGVLFPEDHQPGVDLILPDFDYIADRLDDIEAVVLTHGHEDHIGAVPYLLRLRDDIPLIGSQLTLAFIEAKLKEQRIPPVTLAVKEGQVEQIGPFTLEFVAVNHSIPDALAVMIRTTAGNVLHTGDFKMDQLPLDDRITDLRAFARLGEEGVDLFMVDSTNAEVPGFTAHERDIGPVLDNVFHQAEGQIVVASFASHVHRVQQVLDAAALHDRKVALVGRSMVRNMTIAADLGYLKVPPGTLIDVKRIDDYAPSQTVLMATGSQGEPMAALSRIANRDHRVSVGPGDTVIFASSLIPGNENSVFRVINGLMRLGAKVVHQGNAKVHVSGHASAGELLYCYNIVRPRNVMPVHGEIRHLVANGAIAVQTGVPAERVVLAEDGVVVDLVDGRARIAGAVPCGYVYVDGSSVGEITDAELKDRRILGEEGFISIFAVVDTATGKVLTGPHIQARGMAEDDSVFDAILPAVREALAEVVGRGNADTHQMQQSMRRVVGRWTAKRLRRSPMIIPTVIEA
- a CDS encoding DNA translocase FtsK, which codes for MTGAHLVGGTARSVGSGAKGLDPAHRRDGLAFLLLAVAIVVALREWFALSGIAGDVIHHVAAGVVGLLGVFLPVVLVAMAVRLMRHPERTQANARVSIGIAGVTGAATGLIHIASGLPSPSGDFAAVESAGGLLGWLLGTPLTVLLSPWGAVPLLVLLAVFGLLVLSATPVSAVPGRLRSAWGWLLGRPRDVAEVDAPTAELVAADGTHRPPAPRRRRGKPRAEEAPEVVPGAYQADEAFARPDERAPAEEPRGADPAPAEAGAAEPAELTAPPTQPLPSRAEQLELAPDVIYTLPADDVLIKGAPHKVRSAVNDRVVESLTQVLTEFSVDATVTGFSRGPTVTRYELELGPGVKVERITALSRNIAYAVASADVRILSPIPGKSAIGVEIPNADRETVALGDVLRSSVARRSEHPLVVGVGKDVEGGYVVANLAKMPHLLVAGATGAGKSSFVNSMITSIMMRSTPEEVRMILVDPKRVELTIYEGIPHLITPIITSPKKAAEALEWVVREMDARYDDLSAFGYKHIDDFNTGVRSGKVKPLPGSERKIAPYPYLLVIVDELADLMMVAPRDVEASIQRITQLARAAGIHLVLATQRPSVDVVTGLIKANVPSRLAFATSSLADSRVVLDQPGAEKLIGQGDALFLPMGSSKPMRVQGAWVTESEIHAVVDHVKAQLRPTYREDVIAPVVKKQVDEDIGDDLDLLLQAAELVVTTQFGSTSMLQRKLRVGFAKAGRLMDLLESREIVGPSEGSKAREVLVQPDDLPATLAVLRGEEPPPEDDDGPAAEVGPADDGADRYADGVAGHGPAAVAEDFYDDAEGGEDAWELTGR